From a single Rutidosis leptorrhynchoides isolate AG116_Rl617_1_P2 chromosome 5, CSIRO_AGI_Rlap_v1, whole genome shotgun sequence genomic region:
- the LOC139850420 gene encoding uncharacterized protein has protein sequence MRSSGKKHVETEDLNDKTIINKIMMKFRPIAPKPMTLTSSDLVPLKLKRTKRKYVRVKKKNNIVNEDNKWMFKVCNRFIATENDSVATDLLQREWLSFNSSEKINNNNDAVRNLKSTSVDLHDVDLTAKAERGHVARSWITVESVTGACEDWRRRCTDEEIWKDLDMDSCPGFISNGCYEVTWVNLAYRTMVDPNYDGESMMMPEVVVVLEVKMDKMCEVEYWPAFSCRVRVVYRLSEKLTKQMMVPCDVWKMDSGGYAWRLDVKAALSLGRLN, from the coding sequence ATGAGATCAAGTGGAAAAAAGCATGTTGAAACTGAAGATCTGAATGATAAGACGATTATTAACAAAATAATGATGAAATTTCGTCCGATCGCTCCGAAACCGATGACGTTAACGAGCTCGGATTTGGTACCTTTGAAATTGAAGAGAACTAAACGCAAATACGTTCGAGTTAAGAAGAAGAATAAtatagttaatgaagataacaaatggATGTTCAAAGTTTGTAACAGATTTATTGCAACAGAAAACGATTCTGTTGCAACAGATCTGTTACAAAGAGAGTGGTTAAGTTTTAATTCTTCTgaaaaaataaataacaataatgatgctGTTAGAAACTTGAAATCTACATCTGTAGATCTGCATGATGTAGATCTAACGGCGAAAGCGGAAAGAGGACACGTGGCAAGGTCTTGGATTACGGTTGAATCGGTTACCGGAGCGTGTGAGGATTGGAGAAGAAGGTGTACGGACGAGGAGATATGGAAAGATCTAGACATGGACAGCTGTCCAGGTTTTATATCGAACGGTTGTTATGAGGTTACGTGGGTGAATCTAGCGTATCGAACGATGGTGGATCCAAATTATGATGGCGAATCGATGATGATGCCTGAAGTAGTGGTGGTGTTAGAGGTAAAAATGGATAAAATGTGTGAGGTTGAATATTGGCCAGCTTTTTCATGCAGGGTTAGAGTTGTGTATCGATTATCGGAGAAATTAACGAAGCAAATGATGGTTCCGTGCGATGTTTGGAAGATGGATTCGGGTGGGTATGCATGGCGGCTTGATGTCAAAGCTGCTTTGAGCTTGGGAAGGTTGAATTAA